From the Leptospira biflexa serovar Patoc strain 'Patoc 1 (Paris)' genome, one window contains:
- a CDS encoding LIC10012 family protein, with product MSRFTCLHVIANLLIFFAFFPKNIYAKEISILPAYISGEVPPVLGSKREAGFELSRLSRHYLKRNFFTEITDPKLIENFLNETEWNEEADLKDQDWNAFCSEWDSHFVVQDQIDFGNPILVKTIIYNCKNLSKQTIQSKLISNFVMAYEKHNEKSFRFLPPRFYEKKSKTPIYYEINLFLDIHSSYAYYKKDILKSLSSMYDQDGLYLGITLLKKDKTLSVPPTKDHSEIKKIMEETGWQGSNHSESVLAALQSLKGKFSSGKKESRKLFLLLSSSVKDKSGSIIMALNDLRHMEIEPIILIPNHSDLSTIRELQRIGKASNSRVVGITEYQKIGTQDGYEYLYLNQFNVYSSQEELVYPFQWNQSNIKKFDASLVRAAVDVVSPYNLYQAYEKITEKRVLEKEEIKTDLEYILRTESNSELLERERFQSVLVESKGEAIWIQLPYDAQVSKGKEYLIQTTFVLDPLSTWGIKNIAGETNLLKTNFSYPKTLMVKPSQAKKFLDLNKIREFNGYLQGTVSVIKKR from the coding sequence ATGTCTCGATTCACGTGTTTGCATGTTATTGCAAATTTGCTTATTTTTTTTGCGTTCTTCCCTAAAAATATTTATGCGAAAGAAATTTCTATCCTGCCTGCTTATATTTCGGGAGAAGTGCCACCTGTACTCGGTTCCAAACGGGAAGCGGGTTTCGAATTGTCACGCCTTTCGCGACATTATTTAAAGAGAAATTTTTTTACTGAAATTACCGATCCAAAACTAATTGAAAATTTTTTGAACGAGACAGAATGGAATGAAGAGGCGGATCTAAAAGACCAAGATTGGAATGCATTCTGCAGTGAATGGGATTCTCATTTTGTCGTGCAGGACCAAATTGATTTTGGGAATCCTATTTTAGTCAAAACCATCATTTACAATTGTAAAAATTTAAGCAAACAAACCATCCAATCGAAACTCATTTCAAATTTTGTAATGGCGTATGAAAAACATAATGAAAAAAGTTTTCGATTTTTGCCTCCACGTTTTTACGAAAAAAAAAGTAAAACACCTATCTATTACGAAATTAATTTATTTTTGGACATCCATTCCTCGTATGCATATTATAAAAAAGACATTCTAAAAAGCCTGAGTTCAATGTATGACCAAGATGGATTGTATTTAGGTATCACATTATTAAAAAAAGACAAAACACTCTCTGTTCCACCAACAAAAGATCATTCCGAAATCAAAAAGATTATGGAAGAAACAGGATGGCAAGGTTCCAATCACTCAGAATCAGTGCTTGCTGCTCTACAAAGTTTAAAAGGAAAGTTTTCTTCTGGTAAAAAAGAATCACGAAAATTATTTTTACTGCTCTCGTCTAGTGTAAAAGATAAATCCGGTTCTATCATCATGGCACTCAATGATCTAAGACATATGGAAATCGAACCTATCATTCTAATCCCAAATCATTCTGATTTAAGCACAATCAGAGAATTACAAAGGATCGGAAAGGCAAGTAACTCTAGAGTGGTAGGAATCACAGAATACCAAAAAATTGGTACACAAGATGGGTATGAATACCTATACTTAAATCAATTTAATGTTTATTCATCACAAGAAGAGTTGGTGTATCCATTCCAATGGAACCAATCCAATATTAAAAAATTTGATGCTTCTCTAGTACGAGCCGCAGTCGATGTGGTTTCACCTTACAATCTTTACCAAGCTTATGAAAAAATCACAGAAAAACGTGTGTTAGAAAAAGAAGAAATCAAAACAGATTTAGAATATATTTTAAGAACAGAATCCAATTCAGAATTACTCGAAAGAGAAAGGTTTCAATCCGTTTTAGTCGAATCCAAAGGGGAGGCCATTTGGATCCAATTGCCTTATGATGCACAAGTATCCAAAGGTAAAGAATATTTAATCCAAACAACTTTTGTATTGGATCCTTTGTCAACTTGGGGAATTAAAAATATAGCAGGAGAGACAAATTTACTCAAAACAAATTTTTCTTATCCGAAAACGTTGATGGTAAAACCATCACAAGCTAAGAAATTTTTAGATCTAAATAAAATACGAGAATTTAATGGATATTTGCAAGGAACAGTGAGTGTCATTAAAAAAAGGTAA
- the gyrB gene encoding DNA topoisomerase (ATP-hydrolyzing) subunit B gives MSNQTDQNAYSASKIKILEGLEAVRKRPGMYIGTQDESGLHKMVYEVVDNSVDEAMAGHCTEIDVRILPENIIEVRDNGRGIPTGIHPDKGKSTIEVVLTILHAGGKFENDAYKVSGGLHGVGVSVVNALSTYLEVEVHQEGKLHYQKYQAGVPVEDVKIIGETTHRGTVVRFRPDHTIFTTVDFSFDTLSARFREIAFLNKGLLIRIEDQRKEEFAKHEFKFDGGIVSFVEYITESKHPLHKVLHFVGEKENVWAEIALQYCDTYSENIFCFTNAINNNLGGTHLEGFRTALTRTLNDHLKKDQTLFKKQPNGLQGDDIKEGLCAVISIKIPQPQFNSQTKEKLVNAEVKGLMQTITGEGLNRYFEENPAIIKKILEKCILASKAREAARRARDLTRRKTVLEGGGLPGKLADCSEKDPEHCELFLVEGDSAGGSAKQGRDRNTQAILPLKGKILNVEKARLDKILSNEEIRTLITVMGTGIGDDEFNVEKLRYRKIIIMTDADVDGSHIRTLLLTFFFRYMKPVIERGSLYVAQPPLYLLKFGKEAVYVYSDREKDEILKARPNDKVVIQRYKGLGEMNPEQLWDTTMDPKERVMLQVKLQDFVEAEDTFNILMGDEVSPRRRFIEANSYKVANLDL, from the coding sequence ATGTCCAACCAAACCGATCAAAACGCCTATTCAGCCTCAAAAATCAAGATCCTAGAGGGTCTAGAGGCGGTCCGGAAACGTCCCGGAATGTATATCGGAACCCAAGATGAATCCGGCCTTCATAAGATGGTATATGAGGTCGTAGACAATTCAGTGGATGAGGCAATGGCCGGCCATTGTACAGAAATTGATGTTCGTATCCTACCTGAAAATATCATCGAAGTTCGCGATAATGGTCGAGGGATTCCGACCGGTATCCACCCAGATAAGGGAAAGTCAACCATCGAAGTGGTTCTTACCATCTTACACGCAGGTGGAAAATTTGAAAATGATGCTTATAAGGTTTCAGGTGGTTTGCATGGGGTTGGGGTATCCGTTGTGAACGCACTTTCTACATACTTAGAAGTAGAGGTGCACCAAGAAGGAAAACTCCATTACCAAAAATACCAAGCGGGAGTCCCTGTTGAAGATGTAAAAATCATAGGGGAGACTACTCACCGCGGAACTGTCGTTCGGTTTCGACCAGACCATACCATTTTTACGACGGTAGATTTTTCTTTCGATACACTTTCCGCAAGGTTTCGAGAAATTGCTTTCCTTAACAAAGGTCTTCTCATTCGAATCGAAGACCAAAGAAAGGAAGAATTCGCCAAACATGAGTTTAAGTTCGATGGCGGAATTGTTTCCTTTGTGGAATACATCACTGAATCCAAACACCCACTTCATAAAGTATTACACTTTGTAGGAGAAAAAGAAAATGTTTGGGCCGAAATTGCTCTCCAATATTGTGATACCTATAGTGAAAATATTTTCTGTTTTACAAACGCAATTAATAACAACTTAGGTGGAACACACTTAGAAGGTTTTAGAACAGCATTGACTCGAACTCTCAATGACCATCTAAAAAAAGACCAAACTTTATTCAAAAAACAACCCAATGGATTACAAGGGGATGATATCAAAGAAGGTCTTTGTGCCGTCATTTCCATCAAAATCCCACAACCGCAATTCAACTCTCAAACAAAAGAAAAATTAGTGAATGCGGAAGTAAAGGGTCTCATGCAAACCATCACGGGAGAAGGACTCAATCGTTACTTTGAAGAAAACCCTGCGATCATCAAAAAGATTCTCGAAAAATGTATCTTAGCATCAAAAGCAAGAGAAGCGGCAAGGCGTGCTCGTGATCTTACAAGACGTAAAACCGTTTTAGAAGGTGGTGGGCTTCCTGGTAAACTTGCCGATTGTTCAGAAAAAGATCCTGAGCATTGCGAACTCTTTTTAGTCGAGGGGGATTCAGCGGGTGGATCAGCCAAACAAGGAAGAGATAGAAATACGCAAGCCATCCTCCCACTCAAAGGTAAAATCTTAAACGTAGAAAAAGCAAGGTTAGATAAAATCCTCTCCAATGAAGAGATTCGCACATTAATCACTGTTATGGGAACTGGCATTGGTGATGATGAATTTAATGTGGAAAAACTTCGTTACAGAAAAATCATCATCATGACAGATGCGGACGTGGATGGATCTCATATTCGAACTCTGCTCTTAACATTTTTCTTTCGATACATGAAACCTGTGATTGAACGTGGTTCCCTCTATGTTGCACAACCTCCATTGTATTTACTTAAATTTGGTAAGGAAGCAGTGTATGTTTACTCTGATCGAGAGAAAGATGAAATCTTAAAAGCTAGACCAAATGACAAAGTGGTCATCCAACGATATAAGGGACTTGGAGAGATGAACCCGGAACAACTTTGGGATACTACTATGGATCCAAAAGAACGTGTCATGTTACAAGTGAAATTACAAGATTTCGTAGAGGCAGAAGATACATTCAATATCCTAATGGGTGATGAAGTGTCTCCTCGTCGTCGTTTCATTGAAGCGAATTCTTACAAAGTAGCAAATTTAGATCTTTAA
- the dnaN gene encoding DNA polymerase III subunit beta produces the protein MKFTVNTTEFLKAINSVDGVISVREIKSALSNLKIQTGENEVYLSATDLEIAIKTSVPSTIGEKGTASLPAKQLSSIFKNLNFDTSLLTTTENSENSETTITDASGKMDTKFKVNGIDSEDIKTIPKVDEASVVEFPCQTIREMFRKTSYAMAIEETRFVFNGLFLKPDNTDLIVVGTDGRRLSKIVRKFPKQFPFKNGVIIPHKAVREMLKMMEGKETAKIGFVEEQIYVSSGNVELLFKLIDGNFPDYEQVIPKQTTESVRVVKADFLTFLKQALISAEEPSKQIRLAFSKGNVNISSSNPGTMMFDHNMPIEYNGETITIAFKGDYLSDVVKAVDDPEVILEFTTSSAPVLFKDPSDSDFVSVIMPMKL, from the coding sequence TAACTCAGTGGATGGAGTGATCTCAGTACGTGAGATCAAGTCGGCTCTTTCCAATTTAAAAATCCAAACAGGCGAAAACGAAGTGTATCTTTCAGCGACTGATTTAGAGATCGCAATCAAAACTTCGGTTCCTTCTACCATTGGAGAAAAAGGAACAGCATCACTTCCTGCAAAACAGCTCTCTAGTATTTTTAAAAATTTAAACTTTGATACAAGTTTGCTGACGACAACGGAAAATTCTGAGAATTCAGAAACCACAATCACTGATGCTTCTGGGAAAATGGACACAAAGTTCAAAGTGAATGGAATCGATTCAGAAGACATCAAAACCATTCCGAAAGTAGATGAGGCAAGTGTGGTTGAATTTCCTTGCCAAACCATTCGTGAAATGTTCCGTAAAACTTCATATGCAATGGCAATTGAAGAAACTCGATTTGTATTCAATGGTTTGTTTTTAAAACCAGATAACACGGATTTAATTGTTGTAGGAACCGATGGGCGTCGTTTATCAAAAATTGTTCGTAAGTTTCCAAAACAATTTCCATTTAAAAATGGTGTGATCATTCCTCACAAAGCAGTGCGTGAGATGCTTAAAATGATGGAAGGAAAAGAAACAGCAAAAATTGGTTTTGTGGAAGAACAAATTTATGTTTCTTCTGGAAACGTAGAACTCCTATTTAAATTAATAGATGGAAATTTTCCTGATTATGAACAAGTGATTCCAAAACAAACAACCGAATCTGTTCGAGTGGTGAAAGCAGACTTCCTTACATTTTTAAAACAAGCTTTGATCTCAGCCGAAGAACCATCGAAACAAATTCGTTTGGCTTTTAGCAAAGGTAATGTAAATATTAGTTCTTCGAATCCAGGAACGATGATGTTTGATCACAACATGCCGATTGAATACAATGGAGAAACAATCACCATTGCTTTCAAAGGAGATTATTTGAGTGATGTTGTGAAAGCTGTGGATGACCCAGAAGTGATTTTGGAATTCACCACTTCAAGTGCTCCCGTACTGTTTAAGGATCCTTCGGACAGTGACTTTGTTTCTGTCATTATGCCAATGAAACTTTAA
- the recF gene encoding DNA replication/repair protein RecF (All proteins in this family for which functions are known are DNA-binding proteins that assist the filamentation of RecA onto DNA for the initiation of recombination or recombinational repair.) encodes MFLKKIYIKNFRNHEETQLTFKSRLVFFIGNNGEGKTNLLESISLLSYLKSFRESDQNQLLRWDTSDTFIRAEFESEGNEYLFEYGIEHSQTKRKKLKVNGEEFKKISDYVGYFRSIVMSPPDILIIEDGNVERRRFLDAFISSTNRYYLKQLIEYERLIKQRNAALKKENASDREIGIWDEPIIEHDSEIREIRTKTIQSLAGYFHQNLLQLSSGKDPYFLTYKPNITSKEEHKQKLIDNLRKDKAIGYTSCGNHRDTLPIGFDDKDLSGFGSQGQKRSAVIALKTACFQMIRDTTGEAPVLLIDDIIRELDVKRREYFVNLISECGQAFFTTTDLEGINEYVGNLTVDKEIYIIDSGKVKVFTEI; translated from the coding sequence ATGTTTCTAAAAAAGATTTACATAAAGAATTTTCGTAACCACGAAGAAACTCAACTTACATTTAAATCACGTCTTGTCTTCTTCATTGGTAACAATGGGGAAGGTAAGACGAACTTACTCGAATCCATTTCTCTCTTATCATACTTAAAAAGTTTTCGTGAATCAGACCAAAACCAATTGTTGCGTTGGGATACTTCTGATACTTTTATCAGAGCAGAATTTGAATCCGAAGGGAATGAATATTTATTCGAATACGGAATTGAACATTCCCAAACGAAACGAAAAAAATTAAAAGTGAATGGGGAAGAATTCAAAAAAATTTCTGACTATGTTGGATACTTTCGCTCCATAGTGATGAGCCCTCCAGACATCCTCATCATAGAAGATGGAAATGTGGAACGTAGACGATTTTTAGATGCATTTATCTCTTCCACAAATCGTTATTATTTAAAACAACTGATTGAATATGAAAGGTTAATTAAACAAAGGAATGCGGCTCTCAAAAAAGAAAATGCCAGTGATCGAGAAATTGGCATTTGGGATGAACCGATCATCGAACACGATTCGGAAATCAGAGAGATCCGAACTAAAACAATCCAAAGTTTGGCTGGATATTTCCATCAAAATTTATTACAACTCAGTTCCGGAAAAGATCCATATTTTCTCACATACAAACCTAATATCACTTCGAAAGAAGAACACAAACAAAAGTTAATCGATAATTTACGAAAAGATAAAGCGATCGGGTATACAAGTTGTGGAAACCATCGAGACACACTTCCTATTGGATTTGATGACAAAGACTTGAGTGGGTTTGGATCCCAAGGCCAAAAACGAAGTGCTGTGATTGCCTTAAAGACTGCTTGTTTTCAAATGATTCGAGACACAACTGGAGAAGCTCCCGTTTTACTCATTGATGATATTATCCGTGAACTCGATGTCAAACGAAGGGAGTATTTCGTAAATTTGATCTCTGAATGTGGACAGGCATTTTTTACCACCACAGATTTGGAAGGAATCAATGAGTATGTGGGAAACCTAACTGTTGATAAAGAAATTTACATCATTGATTCAGGAAAAGTGAAGGTCTTTACTGAGATATGA
- the gyrA gene encoding DNA gyrase subunit A, whose protein sequence is MTEQNGQENESNKTLALNLSGRPDVAGALKAGVRVIPVEIEDQMKEAYLDYAMSVIVGRALPDVRDGLKPVHRRVLHAMNERAWRSDRPYVKSAKIVGEVIGNYHPHGDSAVYETMVRMAQTFSMRETLIDGQGNFGSVDGDNAAAYRYTEARLTKLAEELLKDIEKNTVSFSPNFDDTRQQPDVLPANFPNILVNGSTGIAVGMATNIPPHNLKEAVNAVIALIQNPDITLPELMKILPGPDFPTGGTIIGGEGLYQAYATGKGSIRIRSKVDIIENNKGREIIVIHEIPYQVNKKNMLEKIGDLVNEKIIEGISEILDLSDRKGIRVEIHVKKDANAQVILNQLFKLTQLQVSYGITMLAILDNRPKIFSLKEILKSYAEHRREVVVKRTEFDLDKAQKRAHILEGLRIALENIDEVIRIIRASKDVREAQSSLMATFSLSELQADAILEMRLQRLTSLEVQKIIDELEQVRILIADLEDILSKPDRVKSIICDELGKVSQSFGNTRTTEISLESLESSTFNAEDLIADEEVVVQLSEDMFIKRLPMDTFRRQKRGGKGVQGISTKREDFVKKLSSAMTHDNLMLFSNKGRAFLLKVYELPIATKEARGKSLKAVINLNDDEIITSLFTFRNFDESYLLMVTREGFVKKIQLDEFTNTKKSGIIAIGLRDGDELIDVIANPNNYDVFIGSKNGLAIRMNLNELRSQGRTASGVTAMKLEDDDSIAGITKVEPNTNLFCISENGFGKRTDFEEFSTKGRGGKGMTYLKIGEKNGRAVGISSVKEEDELLVITQSGMAIRVEVKTISMVGRSAMGVKVVNTKDEDFVKDFAVVRESDSDSAES, encoded by the coding sequence ATGACCGAACAAAACGGCCAAGAAAACGAATCAAACAAAACCTTAGCACTCAATTTATCCGGTAGACCAGACGTAGCCGGTGCTTTAAAAGCTGGTGTCAGGGTCATTCCGGTTGAAATTGAAGACCAAATGAAGGAAGCTTACCTTGATTATGCGATGAGTGTCATCGTGGGTCGAGCACTTCCTGATGTGCGAGATGGTTTAAAACCAGTCCATAGACGTGTCCTCCATGCGATGAACGAAAGAGCCTGGAGATCTGACAGACCTTACGTCAAGTCGGCAAAGATTGTTGGGGAAGTGATTGGTAACTATCACCCTCATGGTGACTCTGCAGTATATGAAACAATGGTTCGTATGGCGCAAACTTTTTCCATGCGAGAGACATTGATTGATGGCCAAGGTAACTTTGGATCTGTCGATGGTGACAATGCGGCGGCATATCGGTATACAGAAGCTCGTCTGACAAAACTTGCAGAAGAACTTCTCAAAGACATCGAAAAAAACACAGTAAGTTTTTCCCCTAACTTTGATGATACGAGACAACAACCTGATGTTTTACCTGCTAATTTTCCAAATATTTTAGTCAATGGTTCCACAGGGATTGCGGTCGGAATGGCAACAAACATTCCTCCTCACAACTTAAAAGAAGCGGTGAATGCAGTCATCGCCCTGATACAAAATCCGGATATCACTCTTCCTGAATTAATGAAAATTTTACCTGGTCCAGATTTTCCAACAGGTGGAACCATCATTGGTGGAGAAGGACTTTACCAAGCATATGCAACGGGTAAAGGATCCATTCGTATTCGATCGAAAGTTGATATCATCGAAAATAACAAAGGTCGCGAGATCATTGTCATTCATGAAATTCCATACCAAGTGAACAAAAAAAACATGTTGGAAAAGATTGGAGATTTGGTGAATGAAAAAATCATCGAAGGTATCTCTGAAATTTTAGATTTGTCGGATCGAAAAGGGATCCGAGTTGAGATCCATGTTAAAAAAGATGCAAACGCACAAGTGATTTTAAACCAACTTTTTAAACTGACCCAACTGCAAGTCAGTTATGGAATCACCATGCTTGCGATTTTGGACAACCGTCCAAAAATCTTTTCACTCAAAGAAATTTTAAAATCTTACGCAGAACATAGGCGAGAAGTTGTTGTCAAACGGACTGAGTTTGATTTAGACAAGGCGCAAAAACGTGCACATATCTTAGAAGGTTTAAGGATTGCTCTCGAAAATATCGATGAAGTGATTCGTATTATCCGGGCTTCTAAAGATGTAAGAGAAGCGCAAAGTTCCCTTATGGCAACGTTTTCTTTGTCAGAATTGCAAGCTGATGCCATTCTTGAAATGCGACTACAAAGATTAACTTCTTTGGAAGTCCAAAAGATCATCGATGAATTGGAGCAGGTTCGAATATTGATCGCTGATCTTGAAGATATTCTATCAAAACCTGATCGAGTGAAATCAATCATTTGTGATGAACTTGGGAAAGTATCTCAATCTTTTGGAAATACTCGCACAACAGAAATTAGTTTAGAATCGCTCGAGTCTTCCACGTTTAACGCAGAAGATTTGATTGCCGATGAAGAAGTGGTTGTCCAACTTTCCGAAGACATGTTCATCAAACGGCTTCCTATGGATACCTTCCGTCGCCAAAAACGAGGTGGAAAGGGAGTTCAAGGGATCTCGACCAAACGAGAAGACTTTGTCAAAAAACTAAGTAGTGCCATGACTCATGATAACTTGATGCTTTTTTCCAATAAAGGCCGAGCATTCCTACTAAAAGTATATGAGTTACCGATTGCGACAAAAGAAGCACGTGGAAAATCACTAAAAGCAGTTATTAATTTGAATGATGATGAAATCATCACTTCATTGTTTACCTTTAGAAACTTTGATGAGTCGTATCTCCTTATGGTAACGAGAGAAGGTTTTGTGAAAAAAATCCAATTGGATGAGTTCACAAACACAAAAAAATCGGGAATCATTGCGATTGGTCTCAGAGATGGAGATGAACTCATTGATGTAATTGCCAATCCAAATAACTACGATGTATTCATTGGTAGTAAAAATGGTCTGGCGATTCGTATGAACCTGAATGAACTGAGATCACAGGGACGTACAGCTTCTGGTGTCACGGCAATGAAATTGGAAGATGATGATTCCATTGCTGGCATTACAAAAGTAGAACCTAATACTAATTTGTTTTGTATTTCCGAAAATGGATTTGGAAAACGAACTGACTTTGAAGAGTTTTCCACCAAAGGTCGAGGTGGGAAAGGGATGACATATCTTAAGATCGGTGAAAAGAATGGACGTGCTGTTGGTATCTCTTCTGTGAAAGAAGAAGACGAACTACTTGTCATCACTCAATCCGGTATGGCAATTCGAGTGGAAGTTAAAACCATTTCGATGGTAGGAAGGTCAGCAATGGGTGTCAAAGTAGTGAATACGAAAGACGAAGACTTTGTGAAAGATTTTGCCGTCGTTCGAGAATCGGATTCGGACTCCGCTGAGTCTTAA
- a CDS encoding lipoprotein LipL21 — protein sequence MKKSLIVCASLIAFVVSCGSNDGGRRDATTVGKNGWIFEGWACAPDAAAAKRGQSPAEYCKGKEKEFDYLYMKFSARASDKAIKANSVAMKQSTCREAARLQVAGDGLKKILGEYLEQASGVSDGQSTGSVIVSESKGIIKGVGVYDCCSLNNETGICANVGEPETWEECQCVGYLRYAGGQKALEAKATAVQ from the coding sequence ATGAAGAAATCACTTATCGTATGTGCCTCTCTAATCGCATTTGTTGTATCTTGCGGATCCAATGATGGAGGCAGAAGAGACGCTACGACCGTAGGTAAAAATGGTTGGATTTTTGAAGGTTGGGCTTGTGCCCCAGATGCGGCGGCTGCAAAACGTGGTCAAAGCCCTGCTGAGTACTGCAAAGGAAAAGAAAAAGAATTCGATTATCTTTACATGAAATTTTCTGCACGTGCATCTGACAAAGCGATCAAAGCAAACTCAGTTGCCATGAAACAATCCACTTGCCGTGAAGCAGCTCGTTTACAAGTAGCTGGCGATGGTTTGAAAAAAATCCTAGGTGAATATTTAGAACAAGCATCTGGTGTTTCTGATGGTCAATCTACTGGTTCTGTGATTGTTTCTGAATCAAAAGGTATCATCAAAGGCGTTGGGGTTTATGACTGCTGCTCTCTTAACAATGAAACAGGAATTTGTGCAAACGTAGGTGAGCCAGAAACTTGGGAAGAATGTCAGTGTGTTGGATACCTCAGATATGCAGGTGGACAAAAAGCTCTCGAAGCAAAAGCAACTGCTGTTCAGTAA
- a CDS encoding tRNA dihydrouridine synthase: protein MVRVGNVIIEGDVALSPMAGISDSPYRQITKRFGSAFSYTEFVSTEQLKLGNAKSLDMFRFVEMERPIVFQIFGSDLDTVVNASEIAAEQKPDIIDLNMGCSVSKVSHNGSGAGLLKNIRLAGKMIEGIRNRTNLPVTAKIRLGWDANSLNYLETLKVLEDSGVSAISVHGRTKAMAYTGIADWNAIGEIKSRANVPIYGNGDVQSYKEALEKKKTYGVDLVLIGRKAIGNPWVFGKTPKQFFPWYQIKDVILEHLDLMLNFYPTSDDYALILFRKHFIKYIENIGFPEDTKRLLLSVASVNEFKDTLEFVKMDSTILETSELNNENINCETFVSLV, encoded by the coding sequence ATGGTAAGGGTAGGAAATGTAATCATCGAAGGAGACGTTGCCTTGTCTCCGATGGCTGGAATTTCTGATAGCCCTTACCGCCAGATCACTAAACGTTTTGGATCGGCTTTTTCTTATACTGAATTTGTTTCGACTGAACAATTAAAATTGGGAAATGCAAAGTCACTGGATATGTTCCGATTTGTAGAAATGGAACGGCCCATTGTGTTTCAAATCTTTGGATCTGATTTGGATACTGTGGTGAATGCCTCAGAGATTGCAGCAGAACAAAAACCAGACATCATTGATTTGAATATGGGCTGTTCTGTATCGAAAGTTTCTCACAACGGATCTGGTGCAGGTTTACTCAAAAACATACGTTTGGCTGGTAAAATGATCGAAGGGATTCGGAACCGAACAAACCTTCCTGTCACAGCAAAGATTCGTTTGGGATGGGATGCGAATTCGTTGAATTACCTAGAAACTCTGAAGGTATTAGAAGACTCTGGAGTATCCGCAATTTCTGTTCATGGAAGAACCAAAGCAATGGCATACACGGGTATTGCCGATTGGAACGCCATTGGTGAAATCAAATCTAGAGCGAATGTTCCCATCTACGGAAATGGCGATGTACAAAGCTACAAGGAAGCTTTAGAGAAAAAGAAAACTTATGGTGTTGATTTAGTCCTAATTGGAAGGAAAGCAATTGGGAATCCCTGGGTATTTGGAAAAACTCCAAAACAATTTTTTCCTTGGTATCAAATCAAAGATGTCATTTTGGAACATTTGGATTTGATGTTGAATTTCTATCCAACTAGTGATGATTATGCGTTAATTTTATTTCGAAAACATTTTATCAAATATATAGAAAACATAGGATTTCCTGAAGATACAAAACGTTTGTTACTTTCTGTGGCTTCAGTGAATGAATTTAAAGATACATTGGAATTTGTGAAAATGGATTCTACGATTTTGGAAACAAGCGAATTAAACAACGAGAATATAAACTGTGAAACGTTTGTAAGTCTTGTATAA
- a CDS encoding PilZ domain-containing protein, translated as MADSKQSIFSDSYSKYGGAKQKRKDARVKLDVPCTVELVKTKTGPVTGHLSDLGTGGLAFQTTAIFYEGDHVKIQFSLNQNPLEIMGTVHRTAGKTTSVIFKPLAASEHQIVQEFIHKHYFDPKLKK; from the coding sequence ATGGCAGATTCAAAACAATCGATATTCTCTGATAGTTATAGCAAATATGGTGGAGCAAAACAAAAACGAAAAGATGCTCGGGTGAAATTAGATGTTCCTTGTACTGTTGAATTGGTGAAAACAAAAACAGGACCCGTGACTGGTCATCTCTCCGACCTAGGGACCGGTGGACTAGCCTTTCAAACGACAGCAATTTTTTATGAAGGTGACCATGTGAAAATTCAATTTTCACTCAACCAAAATCCATTAGAGATCATGGGAACGGTCCATCGAACGGCAGGAAAAACCACTTCGGTGATTTTCAAACCTCTTGCAGCATCAGAGCATCAAATTGTCCAGGAATTCATCCACAAACATTACTTTGATCCCAAATTGAAAAAATAA
- a CDS encoding DUF721 domain-containing protein yields MKKVELSELFQSLEKLGLDRESVFQDQILKKLRNQWNEIVGEVFGKQSFPKTIDGKKLTVVCRHSMVAQEFEFLKADLLKKINAIAYPYVLEKIHFKTGNEFQNPRS; encoded by the coding sequence ATGAAAAAAGTCGAACTTTCAGAACTCTTCCAAAGTTTAGAAAAATTAGGTCTCGATCGAGAATCAGTCTTTCAAGACCAAATTTTAAAAAAACTAAGGAACCAATGGAATGAGATCGTCGGAGAGGTTTTTGGTAAACAAAGTTTTCCCAAAACAATTGATGGAAAAAAACTGACAGTTGTTTGTCGTCATTCGATGGTGGCACAAGAATTCGAGTTCCTCAAAGCAGACCTATTAAAAAAAATCAACGCCATCGCATACCCATATGTGCTGGAAAAAATCCATTTCAAAACGGGGAATGAATTCCAAAATCCTAGGTCTTAA